A stretch of the Orcinus orca chromosome 1, mOrcOrc1.1, whole genome shotgun sequence genome encodes the following:
- the YOD1 gene encoding ubiquitin thioesterase OTU1 isoform X2 has translation MRELQGQIAAITGIAPGCQRILVGYPPECLDLSNGDTILEDLPIQSGDMLIVEEDQTRPKMSPAFTKHGAPSYIRETLPVLTRAVVPADNSCLFTSVYYVVEGGVLNPACAPEMRHLIAQIVASNPDFYSKAILGKTNQEYCDWIKRDDTWGGAIEISILSKFYQCEICVVDTQTVRIDRFGEDAGYTKRVLLIYDGIHYDPLQRVFPNPATPPLTIFSSNDDIVLVQALELADEARSKRQFTDVNRFTLRCMVCQKGLTGHAEARDHAKETGHTNFGEV, from the exons ATGCGGGAACTCCAGGGCCAAATTGCCGCCATCACCGGGATCGCCCCCGGCTGTCAGCGAATCCTCGTAGGATACCCGCCCGAGTGCCTGGACCTCAGCAACGGGGATACCATTCTGGAGGATTTGCCCATTCAGTCAG GCGACATGCTGATTGTTGAAGAAGACCAAACCAGGCCCAAAATGTCACCTGCATTTACAAAACATGGTGCTCCTAGTTACATCAGGGAAACTTTGCCTGTGCTTACCAGAGCGGTGGTCCCAGCAGACAACTCTTGCCTCTTTACCAGTGTGTACTATGTTGTTGAAGGAGGAGTCTTGAATCCAGCTTGTGCCCCTGAGATGAGACATCTCATAGCACAAATTGTAGCAAGCAATCCAGACTTCTATAGCAAGGCAATACTGGGAAAAACAAATCAAGAGTACTGTGACTGGATCAAAAGGGATGATACTTGGGGTGGAGCTATTGAGATATCCATTTTGTCTAAGTTTTATCAATGCGAAATATGTGTGGTGGATACACAGACAGTACGAATTGATCGTTTTGGGGAAGATGCAGGATATACCAAAAGGGTCCTGCTTATTTATGATGGCATCCACTATGATCCGCTTCAGCGTGTCTTCCCCAACCCAGCCACCCCTCCTCTGACCATTTTCTCCTCTAATGATGATATTGTTCTTGTGCAAGCACTGGAATTAGCAGATGAAGCTAGAAGCAAGAGACAATTTACTGATGTAAACCGCTTCACCCTGAGATGCATGGTATGTCAGAAGGGATTAACTGGACACGCAGAAGCAAGGGACCATGCCAAGGAGACAGGCCATACCAACTTCGGAGAAGTGTGA
- the YOD1 gene encoding ubiquitin thioesterase OTU1 isoform X1: protein MFGPAKGGYFGVHPPASYPGGVCQPAAGTKAGPTGVWSVGGRTDTMWRLRCKAKDGTHVLQGLSSRTRMRELQGQIAAITGIAPGCQRILVGYPPECLDLSNGDTILEDLPIQSGDMLIVEEDQTRPKMSPAFTKHGAPSYIRETLPVLTRAVVPADNSCLFTSVYYVVEGGVLNPACAPEMRHLIAQIVASNPDFYSKAILGKTNQEYCDWIKRDDTWGGAIEISILSKFYQCEICVVDTQTVRIDRFGEDAGYTKRVLLIYDGIHYDPLQRVFPNPATPPLTIFSSNDDIVLVQALELADEARSKRQFTDVNRFTLRCMVCQKGLTGHAEARDHAKETGHTNFGEV from the exons ATGTTTGGACCGGCAAAGGGTGGCTATTTTGGAGTCCACCCGCCGGCTTCTTACCCCGGCGGCGTCTGCCAACCTGCTGCCGGGACCAAAGCTGGCCCCACGGGTGTCTGGTCTGTGGGCGGCCGGACCGACACGATGTGGCGGCTCCGCTGCAAGGCCAAGGATGGCACCCATGTTTTGCAGGGGTTGTCCAGCCGGACCCGGATGCGGGAACTCCAGGGCCAAATTGCCGCCATCACCGGGATCGCCCCCGGCTGTCAGCGAATCCTCGTAGGATACCCGCCCGAGTGCCTGGACCTCAGCAACGGGGATACCATTCTGGAGGATTTGCCCATTCAGTCAG GCGACATGCTGATTGTTGAAGAAGACCAAACCAGGCCCAAAATGTCACCTGCATTTACAAAACATGGTGCTCCTAGTTACATCAGGGAAACTTTGCCTGTGCTTACCAGAGCGGTGGTCCCAGCAGACAACTCTTGCCTCTTTACCAGTGTGTACTATGTTGTTGAAGGAGGAGTCTTGAATCCAGCTTGTGCCCCTGAGATGAGACATCTCATAGCACAAATTGTAGCAAGCAATCCAGACTTCTATAGCAAGGCAATACTGGGAAAAACAAATCAAGAGTACTGTGACTGGATCAAAAGGGATGATACTTGGGGTGGAGCTATTGAGATATCCATTTTGTCTAAGTTTTATCAATGCGAAATATGTGTGGTGGATACACAGACAGTACGAATTGATCGTTTTGGGGAAGATGCAGGATATACCAAAAGGGTCCTGCTTATTTATGATGGCATCCACTATGATCCGCTTCAGCGTGTCTTCCCCAACCCAGCCACCCCTCCTCTGACCATTTTCTCCTCTAATGATGATATTGTTCTTGTGCAAGCACTGGAATTAGCAGATGAAGCTAGAAGCAAGAGACAATTTACTGATGTAAACCGCTTCACCCTGAGATGCATGGTATGTCAGAAGGGATTAACTGGACACGCAGAAGCAAGGGACCATGCCAAGGAGACAGGCCATACCAACTTCGGAGAAGTGTGA